The Myroides fluvii region TGTCTTCCGTGCTCCCCTACTTCTAAAAGAGCGGCTGTTTCTGGCGTTTTACAAACCATAAGATTTCTAAAATGAGAAGCTAAGCCTGCAATAAAGTGCTGTGCATCAAATCCTTTGGCCAATATCGAATCAAAAGAAGTGAGCAAAGAGGGAATATTATTAGCTAGAATCAAGTCGGTTACGCGAATATAGTACTCAAAATCAAGTACATTTAAGTTTTCGGCAACAGCTTGTCTTGTCAAGTTTTTTCCACAATAAGACACCACACGGTCAAAAATAGACAAAGCATCTCGCATAGCTCCATCTGCTTTTTGTGCAATAATACGCAAGGCATCATTTTCATAAGTTATGCCCTGACTATTGGCTACTAAAGCCAAATGATCCGCCGCATCGGCGATGGTAATTCTCTTAAAGTCGAATATTTGGCAACGCGATAAAATCGTCGGTATAATTTTGTGTTTTTCTGTAGTTGCTAAGATGAAAATAGCGTGACGAGGTGGTTCTTCTAAAGTCTTTAAAAAGGCATTAAATGCTGCGGTTGACAACATGTGAACCTCGTCAATAATATACACTTTGTACTTTCCTGTTTGTGGGGGTATACGCACCTGGTCAATTAGATTTCGAATATCATCCACCGAGTTATTTGACGCCGCGTCTAATTCAAAAACGTTAAACGTAAAATCTTCCGTAGGATCATCATACCCCACCTGGTTGATTTTACGAGCCAAAATACGCGCACAAGTGGTTTTCCCAACTCCTCTAGGTCCGGTAAACAACAAGGCCTGCGCTAAGTGATTGCTCTCTATAGCATTTACTAAGGTATTGGTAATGGCTTGTTGCCCTACAACTTCTTGAAAAGTTTGTGGTCTATATTTTCTTGCTGATACGATAAATTGTTCCATAAAATCACTATTACTGCAAAGGTAGCTTAATTTTTAGAAAGCCAAAACTATTCCCTCAATTCCAATGGAAAAAACTCTTCTTCTGAAATTTTGATTTCCCACATTTTTCTCAACGCATTAAAATCGATTTTTTGCTTGCCGCTGCTGCGCTCTAATTGATAGGTGTAGAATAAAAATTGCAATTGGGTTTCCAAATAAAAATCTTGTAAATTACTATCGGGATGATACTCAGACTTTAAGTCTAAATCAAAGGTTCTTGCTGTTGTATTAGACCAAAAAGCCGTCCATCCGCTTCTAAATTCCTTTATGAGCTTAAAGGTCGTTTCTCCCGTTTCTCGGTGTATTAATTTCAACAAAACTTTCCCGTCTTTTCGAGATAATTTTTTTAATTTCTCCTTAAACTGACTCTCTAAATATTTTTGCGAGCGTTTGATGTATTGTCGCTTTTGTTTATTGGTCTCTAATTTTTCTAAATTTTCATTGAGGATCATTAAATTTTCTGCGGTAGCACGAGCATAAGGATAAACTCGGCGAATGCGATTGCGCAAGATATTCATATCCTGTCGATATTGATCTTCTTTCGCATTGGATCCAATGTAAATCTCTGGAATACTATACTTTAAAGTATCGTCTTCTATTTCAATCATCGGCACTAAACTAGGCACAGCTTGTAACTCCTTTTCCTGAGCCTGGGCGGATGTAAAACTAACGATGACAATAAAAAAGAAATATAGCTTTTTCATAGGTAAAAAATATAACCAAATGTAAAGAATTAGATTGAGTATTTCCAAGCGAATCAGTACATTCGTGTAAAAAATAATCATGGATAAAAATACAATATTAAATCAGGACTCCCTACATTTTTTAACGGACTACTTGAATAATGCTTCTCCAACAGGACATGAACATGTAGGTCAAAAACTGTGGATGAATTATTTAGAACCCTATGTAGACACTTTTATTACGGATACCTATGGCAATGCCGTAGGCGTTATTAATCCTGATGCCCCTTATAAAGTAGTTATTGAAGGACATGCAGATGAAATTTCATGGTATGTGAAGTACATTACAGAAGATGGGTTTATCCATGTTGTTCGCAATGGAGGTAGTGATCACATGATTGCACCTTCTAAGCGCGTAAATATTCATACTCCTAAGGGAATTGTTGAGGGAGTATTTGGTTGGCCAGCAATTCACATTAGAAATAGAGCTGGTAAAGAAGAATCACCAAAAATTGAAACCAATTTTATTGATGTTGGATGCGACAGCAAACAGGAAGTTTTAAATTTAGGCATTCATATTGGCTGCGTCATTACCTACCCGGATACATTTACGGTATTAAACAACAAACGCTGGGTTTGTAGAGCCTTAGATAATCGCATTGGCGGATTTATGATCGCGGAAGTTGCTCGCTTATTAAAAGAAAATAAGAAAGAATTACCTTTTGGGCTTTATATTGTTAATGCAGTACAGGAAGAAGTAGGATTACGTGGAGCAGAAATGATTACGCAAACCATCAAACCGAATGTGGCGATTGTAACGGATGTTTGCCACGACTCTAATACCCCGATGGTTGATAAAAATATCGAAGGTGATAATACCATTGGAAAAGGACCTGTAATTGCTTATGCCCCAGCCGTACAGAACAACCTACGCGCCTTGATTGAACAAACCGCTGAGAAAAATGAAATTCCCTTTCAACGCAATGCCTTGTCACGCGTAACAGGAACGGATACAGATGCTTTTGCTTATAGCAATGGCGGCGTAGCTTCAGCGCTAATTTCATTGCCTTTGCGCTATATGCACACCACAGTGGAAATGATTCACCGACACGATGTTGAAAACACCATTCAATTGATTTACCACACCCTATTGGAAATCGAAAACGGCGAGACCTTTTCGTATTTTAAATAGGTGATTCGTTGACAGTTGACGGTTGACGGTTGACGGTTGACAGTTGACGGTTGACAGTTGACGGTTGACAGTTGACGGTTGACAGTTGACGGTTGACAGTTGACGGTTGACAGTTGACGGTTGATAGTTGACGGTTGACGGTTGATAGTTGATAGTTGATAGTTGATAGTTGATAGTTGATAGTTGATAGTTGATAGTTGTGGGTTGATTTTTCTGATTTAAGGATATATCCTTTAATCGATAATCTGGCGAAAAAGCAACTAGCAAAAAAGCAAACCTAAAGGTTGACGGAAAATCATCACTAATAGACAAACCATTCCTGTGTAAGGGATGGTTTTTTCTTTTAAAGTAATAATTTGCTATCAAAGACAATCTTCTTTTGACCGGTATATGGGGTATCCGTCTTGATTTTTTGTTTCTTTTGTATCAAGACAAAAGAAAGTATGGTTTTTAGAAAATTGTCTTTTTAAAAGAATGTTGTAAGAACAAGTAAGCTTAGATCAGAGAAAACTAAACGGTTCAGTGATTACCAATTTCCTATAAAAGTGTATCTTCGCGGATTAATTTTTTTCAACCTATATGCCTAAACAAAATAAAAACAACTTTTTATTCCTGGTGTACTTAACAGGATTAAGTATTATTGGATTCCTTGCAACCGATATGTATCTACCCGCTTTTGAGCAAATGCGAGTAGATTTGGATACTACAAAAAGCAACATTAGCGCAACCTTAAGTCTATTTTTAGCAGGTTATGCTATTGCTCAACTATTATGGGGGCCTATTTCTGATAAAGTAGGAAAGCCCAAAACAATCTTAATGGGATTGAGTATTTTTATCCTTTCGTCTCTAGCTATTTTTTTCACTTCTAGTGTAACTGCTTTTCTAATTTTGCGATTGATTCAAGCCATTGGAGTTTGTGCCGCTGCAGTTAGTTGGCAAGCGCTCGTCATAGAGCGTTACCCCAAAGAACAAACGAATCGAGTTTTTGCCACCATCATGCCTTTAGTAGCTTTATCACCCGCCCTAGCCCCTTTATTAGGCGTTTATTTACTCGAGCACTTTGGTTGGCGTTCTATCTTTATCACTTTAGCCCTTATCGCTATCGCGCTAATGCTTTATACTTTTACCATTCAGCATAAAAAAGCAACGGCAGACAGTCCTTCAAAAAAGGATACAACACCACCCTCCCTATCGTATTGGAGGCTTTTACAATCCAAAGCGTATGTAGGCAACGTCATGATTTACGCCTGTTGTTCTGCTGCTTTCTTTGCGTGGTTAACGGGATCTCCTTTCTTTCTAAAGGAAATGGGATATAGCGAAGGTGAAATTGGCTTTAGCTTTGTTCCACAGACGATTGCTTTCTTAATTGGTGGTTTTGGGTATCGAACCCTTGCTCCAAGAGTAGATGGCACAAAACTAATCGCCTACTTTGTTTCGCTATTTGCTATAGCCATTGTCATTACAGCTGCTTTGGCTATATTCACTACACCGACCCTAACGAGTTTGTTAATTCCTTTTTGTTTTATGGCGTTAGCCAATGGTGCATGCTACCCTATTGTGGTAGCTGAAGCATTGAAATTATTTCCCGAAAATTCTGGAAAAGCGGCAGCCCTACAAAATACCATTCAATTGGGAATGTGCTTTATAGCTAGCGCTATAGTATCACTATTTTCCAAAGACGCCTTATTTTCAACAGCTTTAGTTATGGTTGGTACCATTCCACTTGCCTTTTGGGCCTATAATTGGACAAAAAAGTAAACTAACCTATCGCATTCTTACTATAAAAGGGTCTTTCGCTAGCGAAAGACCCTTTGTGTTTATGCTTATTTCTTCTTTTTTCCTTTGCTAATTGTAAGTAGACCTGAATCCCTTAATAGTAAAAAACAGAGGTTTTATGTATCTCCCTATTTTCTCTATCAACAGCTTTTTTAGTACCTTCCATTTTAACTCAGTCTTTTTTTATCTTTTCTCTTCTTGTTTCTTGCGCTTATTCAATCAAGAATCGAATATCCTTATTAAATTTCTTGTCAACCACTAAAACTGCATACGGATAAACGGCTTGAGCGAGTTCTTTTTCTTCCTCTTCTAAGCAATAAATCAATTCAATAACATCGCCTTTCTCTTTTATACTGACAATTTTAAAGGATGTTTCCAATGTACTAGGCAATCCAACTAAAGCCAAAACAAAGGATTTGGAGAAGTCTACCTCTTGTGATTCCTCTTGTTTAGTGTTGCGATCAAACAATCGATCAAAGTGGGCTTTACTTGTGATTTTAACGTGTTGAACACCTACCACATGTCCCTTGTTCTTTAATACATAGTTTCCATTCAACTGAAAGGGAACTTCCGTTGATTGATATAATTTAATTGTTCCTTCTTGCTCAATTGGCGTGTTTTTTACACGTTCTTTCTTCTCTCCCATACACTGTACAAAGAGAAAACTTAGACCTAAAATACAAATTATCCTTTTCATGCTCTATTTTATAGCTATAACGCTTCGGCTAAACAAAAACGTATAGCAAAGCTACATTTTATTTTTAATTAAAATTCACTTAAATGTGTTAACAAATTTAAGAATAAATAATTTTACATCAACTTTAAAAAGCAATTTTTATTAAACTTAATTGAAGTCAAAGTATAAATTACTAAAAAAGCAAAAAATAAACCATTTTTATTCCTTTATATGAGTTTTAACCTACAATAAAGGGAATCATGTAAATTAATACTGTATGTTTGATAATTAAATTAAAGAAGGAGACATGTGCAGATATTCCATGACAACGTACAAGCCTCATTATGCTTGTTTTGATTGTCAAAAAACCTTTAAACGACGCTTGTGGAAGGACATTAGAAAAGGGGATCTCGTTAATTCCGCTGCTAAATGCCCACAATGTGGAAATTTAATGGCCGATATGGGCAAGGATTTTGAAGCGCCAAAAAAAGGAGACGACAAAGCGTGGAAACACATCAAAGATTTATATCAAGTGGGATTCATTTGGTATTCTTGTGGTTGTGTAGGACCAGGTTATATTCCGCGAGATTACGAGGCTTTACTTCTATATTTTACAACACTTAAGACGTCCTATGAAAAGGAACTTCTATTTTGGAGAGCTCGAATAGAACCCGAAACAAAAACAGAGCGAATTAAAGATGATCAGCGCAACTGGCATAAGTATTACAAAATAAAACCCAACAGAAAAAAAGGGGGGATTACCAATCAAGAGGGGATTGATTATTGGATAGCTAAAATTAAAGAAGTAGAAGAGAAAATACTTTTTTTAAGAGAAAAGAAATAAGTGAAGAGGAATCGGGATATTTTAGACCTGAAGGCCATCCTCTTGTAAAGAAGAGGTTATACCTAGAGGCAAAAAAAACTCGAAACATTGTTTCGAGTTTTTTTATTCTTTATGCATTTGACACATCTACTGTTGTTTCAGCAGCTATGCGCTTGTATGTTCCGTTTTCTAACTTCTCGCGAATTGCTTCGTAAGCTGATAGGGTTTCTTGGATATCTTCCATTGTATGCGTTGCTGTAGGGATCATTCTCAACAAGATAATTCCCTTTGGAATTACTGGATAAACAACGATTGACAAGAAAATATTGTAATTTTCACGTAAATCATTTACCATCACCATTGCTTCAGGAATACTTCCTTCTAAGTAAACAGGTGTTACACAAGTGTTGGTATCTCCAATATTGAATCCTCTATCTTTTAATCCATTCTGTAAAGCATTCACATTTTCCCATAACTTAGCTTTAAGTTCTGGTTGTGTACGCAATAAATCTAAACGCTTCAATGCACCTTTTGTGAAAATCATAGGTAATGATTTTGCAAACATTTGCGAACGAAGGTTGTATTTTAAATAATCGATAATGTCTTTATCAGCTGCAACGAATGCTCCGATACTAGCCATTGATTTAGCAAACGTAGAGAAGTAAACATCAATACCATCTTGACATCCTTGCTCTTCTCCTGCTCCTGCTCCTGTAGCACCTAAGGTACCAAAACCATGCGCGTCATCAACTAGCAATCTAAAGTTATATTTTTCTTTTAAAGCAACGATTTCTTTCAACTTTCCTTGTTGCCCACGCATACCAAACACACCTTCTGTGATTACTAAAATACCTCCACCTGTTGTTTCAGCCATTTTCGTAGCACGCTCTAAGTTCTTCTCAAAACTCTCGATATCGTTGTGTTTATAAGTAAAGCGTTTTCCCATATGTAAACGCACACCATCAATAATACAAGCATGTGAATCAACATCATAAACGATAACGTCATTCTTCGTTACCAAAGCATCAATAATAGACACCATTCCTTGGTAACCGAAGTTTAGTAAATAAGCAGCTTCTTTTTGAACAAAAGCAGCCAACTCATCTTGAAGTTGTTCGTGTACAGTAGTGTGCCCAGACATCATACGAGCGCCCATTGGATAAGCCGCACCATATTCAGCAGCAGCTTCCGCATCTACTTTTCGTACTTCTGGATGATTTGCCAACCCTAAGTAATCGTTGATACTCCAATTGATTACTTCTTTTCCATGAAACATCATACGATTTGATAAAGGTCCTTCAAGTTTAGGGAAAACATAATATCCTTCAGCTTGAGATGCCCATTTTCCTAATGGTCCTTTATTCTTTTGTATTCTGTCAAATAAATCATTTACCATAATATAACTATGTTTAAAAAAACAATTGCAAAATTACTCATATTTTGTATGCTTTCATAATAAATTAAAGAGAATTTCTTCACTTATAGATTATTTAATATTCCTATTTCCCCTAAAACTACAAGAATTTAGTAATATATAAAACAAATAATTCGTTTAGAAACACACAATTTATAAATTAAATTTATCAAATAAACAAAAACCTCTCAAATTGAGAGGTTTTTACTTTATTTTTAATACAGTTTAGGAAACTTTGTTGGGTTTACTTCATGCATTAATTCATATACTTTTTCGAATACATCTTCAACAGATGGCTTGCTAAAATAATCTCCATCGGTTCCATACGCTGGTCTATGTGCTTTCGAAGTTAAGGTTTGAGGTTCGCTATCTAAATAACGGTATCCTTTCTGCACTTCTAAAATTTGCTGCAACAAATAAGCCGATGCTCCACCAGGTACATCCTCATCCACAACCAATAGGCGATTCGTTTTAGCTAAACTTTTCACTACATCTTGGTTGATGTCAAATGGCAATAGGGATTGTGCATCAATGATTTCAACATCAATTCCAATTTCCAATAATTCTTTTGCTGCTTGTTCAACAATGCGCAAGGTTGATCCATAGGATACAATCGTCAAATCACTACCTGTTTTAATTGTTTCCACAACTCCAATAGGCGTTTTGAATTGTCCGATATTGTTTGGCATTTTCTCTTTCAAGCGATATCCATTCAAACACTCAATTAACAAGGCTGGCTCGTCGCTTTCTAATAGTGTATTATAGAAACCTGCTGCTTTTGTCATATCTCTTGGAACCAATACATGCATTCCGCGGATTGCATTGATAATCATTCCCATTGGAGATCCAGAGTGCCAAATTCCCTCTAAACGATGCCCACGTGTACGCACAATTAAAGGCGCTTTTTGACGACCTACAGTTCTATATTGTAGCGTAGCTAAATCATCACTCATGATTTGAATAGCATACAACAAATAGTCTAAGTATTGAATTTCTGCAATTGGACGTAGTCCACGCATTGCCATACCAATTCCCTGTCCTAAAATTGTCGCTTCGCGAATTCCCGTATCGGTTACGCGTTCTTCCCCATGTTTTTCTTGTAATCCTTCTAATCCTTGGTTTACGTCTCCGATATTACCTGAATCCTCTCCAAAAACAGTTACATTTTTGTGATTAGCCAAGATATAATCAAAGTTATCGCGTAAAATTACACGGGCATCCACCTCTTCTGCATCAGCATCATAGGTTGGCGCTACTGCTTGAATATTTTCTGCTTTTTGATCCGAAACTGAGAATAAATGAGAGCTGTATTTTGGTTGAACAGTCGCATAGTATTTCTCAATAAATTGAATCAATAAACTTTTGCTTCCTTCTTGAATAATCAAACGCAATACCTTGCGTGCTGTAATCATTACATCACGGCGAATAGGCTCTTTTGTACCTTGTAAATCAGCAATGTGTTTTTCAATAAATACTTTGTTGGGACTTTGAGCAGCAACTTGTTGTAAAACAGCAACTAACTCATTGCGTTCTGCAATAATTGGATCCAAGTAGTTTTTCCAAGCCTCTTTCTTACCGTCTAATACTTGTTTTTTCAAGTCTTTATCTAGTACGTCTAACTCTTCTGCAGTAGCGATATTGGATTCAATCATCCAATTTCTCATTTGCAGGATACAGTCTTGTTCTGCTTCCCAAGCTAAGCGCTCTTTGCTTTTGTAACGCTCATGAGATCCTGAAGTTGAGTGTCCTTGAGGCTGCGTTAATTCTTGTACGTGAATCAACACTGGAACGTGCTCTTCTCTAGCGACTTGAGCTGCTTTAGCATACGTTTCTACTAAGGCTGGATAATCCCATCCTTTTACGCGTAAAATCTCATATCCGTTTCCATGCTCATCGCGTTGGAAACCTTTTAAAATTTCAGATATATTTTCTTTTGTTGTTTGGTATTTGGCGTGCACTGAGATTCCATATTGATCATCCCAAACACTCATTACCATCGGCACTTGTAATACTCCAGCTGCATTGATCGTCTCAAAAAACAACCCTTCAGAAGTAGATGCATTTCCAATCGTTCCCCAAGCTACTTCATTTCCACTAACTGAAAATTGTTGATCTTTATCTGCGTCTGGAATCGCTCTATAGTATTTTGAAGCTTGTGCAAGTCCAAGTAAACGAGGCATTTGCCCAGCAGTTGGAGAAATATCTCCACTCGAGTTCTTTTGCTCTGTTAGTTTCTTCCAGTTCCCATTTTCATCTAAACTATGTGTTGCAAAGTGTCCTCCCATTTGGCGCCCACCTGACATTGGATCATTTTCAATATTGGCATCACCGAATAAACCAGCAAAAAACTGTTGGATATTTAACTGACCAATTGCCATCATAAAGGTTTGATCGCGGTAGTATCCGGATCTGAAATCTCCATTCTGAAAAGCTTTAGCCATTGCTAATTGTGGTACTTCTTTTCCATCTCCAAATATCCCAAACTTAGCTTTACCTGTTAAAACTTCACGACGACCTAGTAAACTACATTCTCTACTGATCTTTGCAATTGTATAATCTTGAATAACCTCTTTCTTAAAATCTTCAAAAGAAAGTGCTGTGTTTTTTTTATTTTGACTCATCGCGTAATCTAATATTTTACAGGATACGAATATAAAATAATCCAAGCAAAAAAGCTAATTTAAACCCAAGTAAAATTGTGAATTCCCACACTAATTCTTTGAACTTAACAAGCTAAAACATTAAAATAAATAAGAATTTAAAAATCATATCTTAAAAAAAAGCTTTTGATTACTAAATCCTCAACTTGCTAAAAAGAAAAAAGCCTTTGTTTTCATCAACAAAGGCTTTTTTAAAATTTATTCGATAACGGTTAACATCGACGCTAAAGGAAATCTCACTTTCTTCATCGGCATCAACCAATCATTTTCTGCATCTCTTTCTCCTAAAGCTAAGATTGTAACACTCTTCAATCCCTTTTTATCCAATCCTAAGAAGGCATCCAATTGATCATTGTGAAAACCTTCCATTGGAGAGGCGTCAATTTTCAATTCTGCTGCTGCTGCAATTGCCATTCCAAAAGCGATATACGCTTGTCTGGCAGCATGTTGAAACTGTTGTTCTTGCGTTTGTCCTTTAAAATTAGCTTTAATGCTATTTTTGAAATCGTCCATCTCCCCTTTTGGCAAGGCTCTGATGGCTTCCATATTGTCAAAAACAGCGTCAATACGCGCTGCTGTATAGCTATCCCAAGCGGCAAAAATCAAAAGATGCGAACATTCTTTGATTTGCATTTGGTTCATCGCAATAGGAAACAACTGCTCTTTTACTTCTTGGTTTTTAACCAAAATCATTTCGAAAGGCTGTAATCCAGATGATGTAGGCGCCAAGCGAGCAGCTTCTACAATTTGCATTACGTTGTCATCTTCTAACTTAACTGCGCTATTATAGCGTTTTGTAGCATAGCGCCACTGTAAATTATCTAATAATGTCATGTTCTAATTTTTAAATTTTAGACAAAAAAGCCGCTACATTGGTTTCAATTCGCTGATCGATATTCGAAACATCTGCTTTTACAAAAGGCTCTCCTAAAATATGTTCATACAACTCAATATAGCGCTCTGAAATAGTTTGAATGTATTCGTCGGACATTTCTGGTACTTGTTGTCCTTCTTTTCCTTGGAAATCGTGACTAATTAACCATTGACGAACGAATTCTTTTGACAATTGCTTTTGAGGTTCTTCCTTCGCTTGACGCTCTGCGTATCCTTCTGCATAGAAATAACGCGAAGAATCTGGGGTGTGAATTTCGTCAATCAATACAATCTTTCCTTCTTTGGTTTTGCCAAATTCGTATTTTGTATCTACGAGAATCAATCCTCTTTGAGCCGCAATTTCACTTCCTCTTTGATATAAGGCTCTTGTATACTGCTCCAAAACAAGGTAATCTTCTTCTGAAACAATACCACGAGCGAGAATATCTTCTCTGGAAATGTCCTCATCGTGCAACCCTAATTCCTCCTTCGTTGAAGGGGTGATAATCGGTTGTGGCAATTGGTCGTTTTCCTTTAACCCTTCAGGCAAGGCAACACCACACAATACTCTTTTTCCTTCTTTGTATTCTCTAGCCGCATGTCCTGCTAAATAGCCTCGAATTACCATTTCCACCTTAAAAGGTTCACAAATATGCCCAACTGCAACATTGGGATCAGGACTAGCAATCAGCCAATTCGGCACGATGTCTTCAGTCAGCTGCATAAATCGCGTTGCAATTTGATTCAATATTTGTCCTTTGTAAGGAATCCCCTTAGGCATAATCACGTCAAAAGCAGATAAACGATCCGTTGCTACCATAACCAAAACTTGGTCTGCAATGGTGTAAACTTCTCTTACTTTTCCGTGGTACACACTTTTTTGGTTTGGAAATTTAAAATTAGTCTGTGTGATTGTGTTACTCATATATGTATGTTGTGTAGTTCTTTCTGTTTAGTACGCTAATAAATCCAATAGCGCGGTTTCAAATCTACCTTTTGGCAAATATTGATCTTCTAAAGCTTTCACAAATGGGATGGCTGTTTCGATACTTCCTACGCGTTTTACTGGCGCGTCTAAGTGTTCAAAACAGTTTTCCATAATCATTGCTGATAGGTCACTTGCAATACCTCCAAATAGAGTGTCTTCTTGCAAAATTATAACTTTATTTGTTTTCTTTACTGATTTATATACAGTTTCTGTATCTAACGGTTGTAAGGTACGCAAGTCAATTAAATCGGCTTTGATTTCCGGGTGTTTCTCCAATGTTTCTAACGCCCAGTGTACTCCTGCTCCAAAAGAGACAATCGTTACATCTGCTCCTTCTTTTACTAAAGCCGCTTGACCAAATGGAATGGTATAATAGTTGCTCGGTACATCTTGGTAAATACTTCTGTACAATTGCTTGTGTTCGAAGAAAATAACCGGGTTAGGATCGTTAATTGCAGTATTCATCAATCCTTTTGCATCTATTGGGAATGCAGGATAAACTACTTTCAATCCTGGTGTTTTTGTAAACC contains the following coding sequences:
- a CDS encoding aminotransferase class I/II-fold pyridoxal phosphate-dependent enzyme → MVNDLFDRIQKNKGPLGKWASQAEGYYVFPKLEGPLSNRMMFHGKEVINWSINDYLGLANHPEVRKVDAEAAAEYGAAYPMGARMMSGHTTVHEQLQDELAAFVQKEAAYLLNFGYQGMVSIIDALVTKNDVIVYDVDSHACIIDGVRLHMGKRFTYKHNDIESFEKNLERATKMAETTGGGILVITEGVFGMRGQQGKLKEIVALKEKYNFRLLVDDAHGFGTLGATGAGAGEEQGCQDGIDVYFSTFAKSMASIGAFVAADKDIIDYLKYNLRSQMFAKSLPMIFTKGALKRLDLLRTQPELKAKLWENVNALQNGLKDRGFNIGDTNTCVTPVYLEGSIPEAMVMVNDLRENYNIFLSIVVYPVIPKGIILLRMIPTATHTMEDIQETLSAYEAIREKLENGTYKRIAAETTVDVSNA
- a CDS encoding DUF4294 domain-containing protein, whose product is MKKLYFFFIVIVSFTSAQAQEKELQAVPSLVPMIEIEDDTLKYSIPEIYIGSNAKEDQYRQDMNILRNRIRRVYPYARATAENLMILNENLEKLETNKQKRQYIKRSQKYLESQFKEKLKKLSRKDGKVLLKLIHRETGETTFKLIKEFRSGWTAFWSNTTARTFDLDLKSEYHPDSNLQDFYLETQLQFLFYTYQLERSSGKQKIDFNALRKMWEIKISEEEFFPLELRE
- a CDS encoding alpha-ketoacid dehydrogenase subunit alpha/beta yields the protein MSQNKKNTALSFEDFKKEVIQDYTIAKISRECSLLGRREVLTGKAKFGIFGDGKEVPQLAMAKAFQNGDFRSGYYRDQTFMMAIGQLNIQQFFAGLFGDANIENDPMSGGRQMGGHFATHSLDENGNWKKLTEQKNSSGDISPTAGQMPRLLGLAQASKYYRAIPDADKDQQFSVSGNEVAWGTIGNASTSEGLFFETINAAGVLQVPMVMSVWDDQYGISVHAKYQTTKENISEILKGFQRDEHGNGYEILRVKGWDYPALVETYAKAAQVAREEHVPVLIHVQELTQPQGHSTSGSHERYKSKERLAWEAEQDCILQMRNWMIESNIATAEELDVLDKDLKKQVLDGKKEAWKNYLDPIIAERNELVAVLQQVAAQSPNKVFIEKHIADLQGTKEPIRRDVMITARKVLRLIIQEGSKSLLIQFIEKYYATVQPKYSSHLFSVSDQKAENIQAVAPTYDADAEEVDARVILRDNFDYILANHKNVTVFGEDSGNIGDVNQGLEGLQEKHGEERVTDTGIREATILGQGIGMAMRGLRPIAEIQYLDYLLYAIQIMSDDLATLQYRTVGRQKAPLIVRTRGHRLEGIWHSGSPMGMIINAIRGMHVLVPRDMTKAAGFYNTLLESDEPALLIECLNGYRLKEKMPNNIGQFKTPIGVVETIKTGSDLTIVSYGSTLRIVEQAAKELLEIGIDVEIIDAQSLLPFDINQDVVKSLAKTNRLLVVDEDVPGGASAYLLQQILEVQKGYRYLDSEPQTLTSKAHRPAYGTDGDYFSKPSVEDVFEKVYELMHEVNPTKFPKLY
- the dnaX gene encoding DNA polymerase III subunit gamma/tau, with translation MEQFIVSARKYRPQTFQEVVGQQAITNTLVNAIESNHLAQALLFTGPRGVGKTTCARILARKINQVGYDDPTEDFTFNVFELDAASNNSVDDIRNLIDQVRIPPQTGKYKVYIIDEVHMLSTAAFNAFLKTLEEPPRHAIFILATTEKHKIIPTILSRCQIFDFKRITIADAADHLALVANSQGITYENDALRIIAQKADGAMRDALSIFDRVVSYCGKNLTRQAVAENLNVLDFEYYIRVTDLILANNIPSLLTSFDSILAKGFDAQHFIAGLASHFRNLMVCKTPETAALLEVGEHGRQLFDEQAQKASVALLLEAIDLANEADLKYKASQNQRLLVELCLMKLASLSYEGEKKKINLS
- the punC gene encoding purine nucleoside transporter PunC, giving the protein MPKQNKNNFLFLVYLTGLSIIGFLATDMYLPAFEQMRVDLDTTKSNISATLSLFLAGYAIAQLLWGPISDKVGKPKTILMGLSIFILSSLAIFFTSSVTAFLILRLIQAIGVCAAAVSWQALVIERYPKEQTNRVFATIMPLVALSPALAPLLGVYLLEHFGWRSIFITLALIAIALMLYTFTIQHKKATADSPSKKDTTPPSLSYWRLLQSKAYVGNVMIYACCSAAFFAWLTGSPFFLKEMGYSEGEIGFSFVPQTIAFLIGGFGYRTLAPRVDGTKLIAYFVSLFAIAIVITAALAIFTTPTLTSLLIPFCFMALANGACYPIVVAEALKLFPENSGKAAALQNTIQLGMCFIASAIVSLFSKDALFSTALVMVGTIPLAFWAYNWTKK
- a CDS encoding M42 family metallopeptidase, with amino-acid sequence MDKNTILNQDSLHFLTDYLNNASPTGHEHVGQKLWMNYLEPYVDTFITDTYGNAVGVINPDAPYKVVIEGHADEISWYVKYITEDGFIHVVRNGGSDHMIAPSKRVNIHTPKGIVEGVFGWPAIHIRNRAGKEESPKIETNFIDVGCDSKQEVLNLGIHIGCVITYPDTFTVLNNKRWVCRALDNRIGGFMIAEVARLLKENKKELPFGLYIVNAVQEEVGLRGAEMITQTIKPNVAIVTDVCHDSNTPMVDKNIEGDNTIGKGPVIAYAPAVQNNLRALIEQTAEKNEIPFQRNALSRVTGTDTDAFAYSNGGVASALISLPLRYMHTTVEMIHRHDVENTIQLIYHTLLEIENGETFSYFK
- a CDS encoding nitroreductase family protein; amino-acid sequence: MTLLDNLQWRYATKRYNSAVKLEDDNVMQIVEAARLAPTSSGLQPFEMILVKNQEVKEQLFPIAMNQMQIKECSHLLIFAAWDSYTAARIDAVFDNMEAIRALPKGEMDDFKNSIKANFKGQTQEQQFQHAARQAYIAFGMAIAAAAELKIDASPMEGFHNDQLDAFLGLDKKGLKSVTILALGERDAENDWLMPMKKVRFPLASMLTVIE